The DNA region ACCAATTAGAATTATTGTCTTTATCATGGTTGctaaataaaagtattttgtgATACACGTCAAAATTTAAACCGGACACTCAAATATGTtgctaattttaaaatgaacattgacAGATTGATGAATTCCGGTAAAAGGTAAGCGGCGGCGGCCGCggttcatttatttaaaagctAACAATGTGATAGAAAATGTTTTGGtagaagatatttaaaaaattcatctttTGGAAATTAATATGACGAATggactgtttatttttgtttaatgttttattaatttgattCATGAAACGcttcaattttgaaaatgttgacattAAGACAGCTCGAGTAATGATGCACTGCTATTTATATGCACCAGACGGTATGTTAATTTCTTATTTGGACGTATAAATTCATTGCCCTGggcaaaattcaaggtgtatattttcatatacacaGATGACACTTTTTACAAACCTACCGTGTTAAATGGCAGTAGAGGGGAGAAAGAGGTATGAACATTCTCGATTTCAGTTTTTGATGACCAATGCAGGCTGTTGGTTACCGAACtgaacaaaacatttatttctaatttagaGCCCAGAGCAGACAAATATGAAATTATTAGAATATTAAGGAAAAGATTTGCAAATGAATTGtatttaacaattataataaatgaCATTAATTGATAATTCCAACAATGATATTGTACTGTTTCAGTTATATCATTTATAGATGTTGCATTGATATGATactataatcatattatatcatagtACTGCAATCTTATCAAATGTTTCAGAAGTTATACATTACAGACACTTCACTTCCATACAAGAAAGAATTCTTCCTGGACTGTCTTTTACTGTGTAAACCATATATATAACACATGAACGGTTGTGTGCGGAGGGAGGGGGTGGTTGTCCGCGATAGCATAAAttagccccccccctccccccccccccccacacacacacatacttcAGTGCAGATTCTTCAACATGATAGACCTTGTCTATTTGCATGCAATCGTTATCAACCCATGCTTCAAGAATGTATTGAAATCAAATATGACTTTAAGTAGAAATATGTATATAACACCCGaccattataaaaaaaaaaaggggggggggggggcattttctgggctgttttttgtttttttatgcaGGGTAAACGAATGTGGGAACAAAAACTTTGCGACTTCTTGAACTGAACCAGTAAAGGACGGTTAGATAAAAGTACTAAGTACTTTTGTCCCCAACTTTACCATGCAGTCGTTTTCAACTGACTTGTAATGGACATGGACAAGGAAGGcctattttgtatttactaATTTACTGCAGTAAAAAGTGTTTTAgtttaagatttaatatatgtttaaaaaaaaagaaaattctaaattttattttaataccaTAGCATTCGACCCGAACAGGGGAACAAGAAGTCCTCCGGACAAAAAGATCCTAAGAAACCGGCAACCAAGACGAAGTCCTCGCTGACAAACCAAGACAAAAcgtacatctctctctctctctctctctctctctctcttaaaaaagttatatttacGTTTTCTATGGTTCGCTAGGCCTACTCATTGACACACCACGTGTACATCGATTAATTCATGCATGTATACCATCATCTCCGAGTTCAATAAATGGACGTATAAATACAGTCATGTAGATCTCGTGTGCACAATGATGTGAGTTCCATGGTTACTTTTTCAGCGTCATGTCAACATCTGTATTTATTGTCTGCATATTCCTAATGTTCTGGGAGGGACTGAAAGCCTGTCAGCTTCCACAGGATAACTGTCCCCCAGGTGCCACCTTGACGCTGGCCAGCCCCGGGGGAGGGGCGGTGTACAGTAAGTGTGGGGACACCATCGATAAATCGGCGGCCAAGGAGGCTCCCCAggtcaaatttcaaaatgttcagccagtaagtatatgttttaaaatatgttatctAAAACGCTAGGGAAAAAGTATTGATTAATATTGATTAGAGTTTCGCCCCCTTTTTGCGAGTTTGTTTTTGATGATAAAATTGACATTTGATATGAATTATTTATCTAGAATAATTGAATACcgtaaattcatttttgaagaaatgtttcatttttgacagtacatttttttaaattggaaagaatttttaagttttcataacattttctatattttatattCTGTAGAGTTGAATTGAAGTGAGCATAATAGAAAATCATCACATTCCTATTATTTGCATTTGCGGGATGACACTCGGAATCCTAAAATAAAAGAATCATAAATCAAGATATTCTGATTAATTTTAGGACAGTCTATACACTTTGGTTATGGCAGACCCTGATGCTCCATTCAAGGACAATCCCACCCAGAAATACTGGCTACATTGGATGGTTACGAATATCAAGGTATTCTCTCCCCCCATCCCCCCTAAAtattcaattacaatgtacatctaaattaaagtttattaatcatattttacaaataagtCAATTTGAAAAGgtaatgtgttaaaaaaaagtttaatacctgatgatatacatgtacatgtatatagtttaaATGCATTTAAAGAAAAGTTAATTTTACGTTTGACATTGTCatgtttataatataaaatttattaacttttctAATTTTATTGGTAGGGTTCCAATCTGATGGATGGAAATGCTTTAGGTGGTGATGTAGTGATGGGTAAGGCTGTAGACATTGAAATTtcagatttaatgataaaattactGTTTTATAAACTGATAATAccatatacttgtacatgctAGGTACCAATGCATTAAATATTGTATTACATATTGATGGTTATACAAGACTTTGATTTTTGTGTAGCAGTAaagcaaattaaatatttgattttattctgaCAATAAGGTTAGCTCTGTGATAAAATACTGGTATATTAGTCTTGGCATTAGTAACAAGATTACTTGACTTTATTTGTtagctttgttttttttacctgaaatacatgtacttgttctCATGGTGGAAAGTAAAAGTTCAAGAAAATCTTATTTTGATTGTCTTCTTAGCATACATTCCCCCAACCCCACCTAAGCCTGAGCCAGGGACAACTAACCCTCACAGATACATGTTCTATCTACTGGAGCAGACGGACGAACCAGATACCTCCCTGGTCAACCAGGAGTGGAGGGGGA from Crassostrea angulata isolate pt1a10 chromosome 7, ASM2561291v2, whole genome shotgun sequence includes:
- the LOC128192757 gene encoding phosphatidylethanolamine-binding protein 4-like: MAVEGRKSIRPEQGNKKSSGQKDPKKPATKTKSSLTNQDKTVMSTSVFIVCIFLMFWEGLKACQLPQDNCPPGATLTLASPGGGAVYSKCGDTIDKSAAKEAPQVKFQNVQPDSLYTLVMADPDAPFKDNPTQKYWLHWMVTNIKGSNLMDGNALGGDVVMAYIPPTPPKPEPGTTNPHRYMFYLLEQTDEPDTSLVNQEWRGKFRLDDFVINNGCQIVASFQYTTSF